The genomic stretch AACCGATCCACTTCCTGCCGCAACCCCGCCGCCAATACTTCCAGTTCCCGGGCGGTAATCGCCAGGTTCGAGACCACCTCCCGCTGCTCACTGTTGGCCAGCGCAATGCTCTGCAAATTACTGCTGAGCAAGGTTGCCGTGCTGCTTTGCTCCTGGGTGGCAGTGGTGATTGCCGCGAATTGCTGCCCCGCCGAGCGGCTTTGCTCGTCGATCCGCGCCAGGGCCGAGGCCACATCTGCATTGCGCGATAAGCCTTCCTGCATCAGCACATTGCCATGCTCCATGGTACTGATGGCATTGCCGGTTTCCTGCTGGATACTCTGGATCATCCCGGATATTTCGTCGGTGGCCTGACGGGTGCGTGAAGCCAGGCTGCGCACTTCATCGGCGACCACGGCAAACCCACGCCCTTGCTCCCCGGCCCTTGCCGCCTCAATGGCGGCGTTGAGCGCCAGCAGGTTGGTCTGGTCGGCAATCGAGGTGATCACCCCGACGATGCCACCTATTTCCTGGGAGCGCTGGCCCAGGGTATTGATCACCGTGGCCGTGCTGTTGAGTGCCGTAGCAATATGCTCCAGGGACGACGACGCCTCCTGCATCGAATGACGGCCGATGCGAGTCTGCTGGGCATTTTCCTGGGCCAAGCGTTCGGTACTGCCCATATTGTCGGCAATGTTCAACGAGGTGGCGCTGAACTCTTCTACTGCGCCAGCCATGCTGGTGATCTCGCCAGACTGCTGCTCCATGCCTTCATAAGCCCCACCCGACAGGCCCGACAGCGCCTGGGCGCGGCTATTGACCTCCTCGGCCGCCTTGCGGATATGCGACACCATGGTCGACAGAGCCTCGCCCATCTGGTTGAAACTGCGCGCCAGCTGACCGATTTCGTCATGGCTGGACACATTCAACCGCGCACTCAAATCACCGGCGCCCAAGGCTTCGGCCTGGCGTACCAGATCACCCAGAGGCTGCAGTTTGCTGCGCAGCAACCAGACCGCAGCCCCCACGGCCAACAGCATCGCCAGCACACTGCCGATCACCAGACGGATACCCACCGCCCAGGTCACGGCGCGGATCTCGGCCTTGGGCATGCTCGCCACCACCGACCACGGGCCACCCTCAAACGGTACTGCAACGCTGTAGAAGTCTTCGCCCTTATCGCTCCAGAACCGCCCCTGGCCAGGCTTCTGCGCCAGTTCCAGGATCATCGGAACCGCCTGCTCCAACGCCTGCACGCCGGCGGGCGGCACCAGCCAGTTTTTTTGCTCATCCAGCAGTGCCAGCGAGCCGGTCTGGCCAATGCGGAAACGCTTGAGGTTGGCGAACTGGGCATTCTGCGCGTCGGTGTAGTCAAAACCGATAAACAACACCGCAATCACCTTGCCACTGGCATCACGCACCGGGCTGTACTGGGTCATGTAGGAGCGGTCAAACAGCACGGCGCGGCCAATGTAGCTCTGCCCGGCGAGCAGGCGCTGGTAGGCCGGGCCCTGGCGATCCAGCACAGTGCCGATGGCGCGGTTGCCGTCCTGTTTGGTCAGGGAGGTGCTGATGCGGATAAAGTCTTCGCCGCTGCGCACAAACACCGTGGCCACGCCGCCGGACATCTGCCTGAACTCATCGACCTCATCGAAGTTGTTGTTCAACACTTCATCGCCCAGGTAGAGGCTCGGGGTCTGCACCCCGGCCACACTCACCACCTGCTCGGGACGCACGCTCAAGCCCGCGCCGAAGCGCTTTTCAAACAGCCCGCTCAAACGCTGGGTGCTCTCACGCAAGGTACTGTGGAAGGTATTGAGTTGGTCGGCGAGCAAACGCGCTTCGCTGGCCAAGTGTTCTTCGCGGGTCTGCAGGTTGGCCGAATCCAGCGAGCGCAGGGCAAACACGGTACTGCCGCTGATCACGACGGCCAATATGACCGACAAGGCAAGGCCCAGTTGCGAAGCTATGCGGGCGCGGGGTTGAGACATGACAGCTCCTGGCCGAGGCCGGATCATCCTGATCTCATAGCGCTAATCGGCGATTTTTTTGAAAAGGGGGCACGCTGGGCCGCATCGTCTTGGCGGCCCCGACACTCCTTACTTCGGCGGCCCGGATCAATACTTGAGCAAATCACAGGGGTATCACCCAAACGCATTGTTTGCGGGCGCTGCATCGATTCAGTCAAGCTGCTCGACCGCCGGCAAGGCCATGGCTCTGACCTCACTTTGCAGGAAGTCCGACAGCCTGCGCAGACGCTCACCGCCGGGTCGGGTCTTCGGCCAGACCAGGTAATAGCTTTCGCCGCTGGCCACCGCAGTAGGCCATGGCAGACTCAAGCGCCCCTGAGCCACATCTTCGGCCACCATCAGCAGGTCGCCCATGGACACGCCATAGCCCCGCGCCGCAGCAATCATGCCCAGCTCCAGAGTATCGAACACCTGCCCGCCCTTGATTGCGACGCGGGAGGCCAGGCCTGTGCGTTGCAACCAGCGGCGCCAGTCACGCCGGTCCGGCGTGGGATGCAGCAGTTCAGCACTGGCCAGGCGCTCCACGCCCCAGGGACCATCGTTGAGCAGGTTCGGGGCGCCCACCGGGATCAGCAATTCGGGAAACAGGTAACTGGCTTCCCAGTCCGCAGGAAAGTGGCCATCGCTCAGCAAGACCGCGCAGTCGAACGGCTCTTGATTGAAGTCCACCTCATCGATGCTCATCCACGCACTGGTCAACTGCACCTCATTGCCCGGCTGCAAATGGCGGAACCGACTCAGCCGCGCCAGCAACCAACGCATGGTCAGGGTCGACGGGGCCTTCATGCGCAGGATGTCATCTTCGGCATTCAAGGTATGGCAGGCACGCTCCAGGGCCGCAAAACCCTCGCGCACGCCTGGCAGCAACAAGCGCGCCGACTCGGTGAGCTGCAAGGTGCGCCCGCTGCGCTGGAACAGGCGACAAGCGAAGTGTTCTTCCAGGGTACGGATATGCCGGCTCACCGCACTTTGAGTGATGGAAAGCTCTTCGGCGGCGCGGGTGAACGAGTTGTGCCGAGAGGCCGCTTCAAAGGCCCGCAAGGCGTAAAGCGGAGGAAGGCGACGAGACATGAGGAAAACTCCGACGGCACGATCCCGGAACCCTACCAGAATCATCCTGGCATGAGTTTTAATCATGTAAACGATCGCATTTATCCCTTTGTGCAAAGCGCTGAGAGCGCCGAGAATCAACCCTTCTACCCTTTGTGCAAATATTGAGCGTGATGATCATGCAGCATCCGGCGCGTACCGAACTCTGGGCCATTCTGCGGCTGTCAGGGCCGTTGATTGCCTCGCAGTTGGCGCACATGTTGATGGTGCTCACCGACACCCTGATGATGGCCCGCCTGAGCCCCGAAGCCTTGGCCGGCGGCGGCCTGGGCGCGGCGAGCTATTCGTTTGTGTCGATCTTTTGCATCGGCGTGATTGCCGCCGTGGGTACCCTGGTCGCCATCCGCCAGGGCGCCGGCGACATCGAAGGCGCCACCCGACTGACCCAGGCCGGGCTCTGGCTGGCCTGGCTGATGGCGCTGATGGCCGGCTTGCTGCTGTGGAACCTCAAGCCCGTCCTGCTGATGTTCGGCCAGACCGAAACCAACGTGCAGTCGGCCGGCCAGTTCCTGATGATCCTGCCGTTCGCCCTGCCCGGCTACCTGACGTTCATGGCCCTGCGCGGCTTCACCAGTGCCATCGGCAAAGCCACCCCGGTGATGGTGATCAGCCTGTGCGGCACGGTCGTCAACTACCTGCTCAACCATGCGCTGATCGAAGGTATGTTCGGCCTGCCCAGGCTGGGCCTGATGGGTATTGGCCTGGTCACCGCAATTGTCGCCAACTGCATGGCCCTGGCGCTGCTGTGGTACATCAAATACAACCGCGCCTACGCCGCCTACCCGCTGGGCAAGGGCCTGTTGCGACCCAACCTGCACTACTTGCGCGAGCTGTGGCGCCTGGGCCTGCCGATTGGCGGCACCTATGCGGTGGAAGTCGGCTTGTTCGCCTTCGCCGCGCTGTGCATGGGCACCATGGGCAGCACGCAGTTGGCAGCCCATCAGATTGCCCTGCAAATCGTCTCGGTGGCCTTTATGGTGCCAGCGGGCATGTCCTATGCGGTCACCATGCGCATCGGCCTGCACTACGGCGGCGGGCATTTGCTCGGCGCGCGGCTGGCTGGGCGGGTCGGGATCGCCTTCGGCGCGACGGTAATGCTGGGGTTCGCCATGGTGTTCTGGTTGTTTTCAGACCCGCTGATCGGCCTGTTCCTCGACCATGACGACCCGGCTTTCGCTCAAGTGATCAGCCTGGCGGTCAGCCTGTTGGCGGTGGCGGCGTGGTTCGAGTTGTTCGACGGCGTGCAAACTATCGCCATGGGTTGTATTCGCGGGCTCAAGGATGCCAAGACCACCTTCCTCGTCGGCCTGGGATGCTACTGGTTGATTGGCGCGCCAGCGGCCTGGTTGATGGCGTTTACCCTGGATTGGGGCCCGACCGGGGTGTGGTGGGGACTGGCGCTGGGCCTGGCCTGTGCGGCGATTACCCTGACGTGGGCGTTTGAAAGAAAGATGAAGCGGATGATTGCCCAGACAAACTGAAGAAGGTACGCGTTCACTGTAGGAGCTGGCTTGCCAGCGATGGCGGTGGGACAGTCAGCTTCATTGCCAACTGATCCTCCGCTATCGCTGGCAAGCCAGCTCCTACAATGATTGAGGTCCCGGCACCGGCCTTAGATCACTTCGCCCAACAACGCCTGCTGGCTGCTGCCAAATGTCAGGTATTCCACCAGTTCCGCCAGCGGCAACGGCTTGCTGATCAGGTAACCCTGGGCCTGGTCGCAGCCAAACAGGCGCAACAACGCCAGTTGCTCCGGCGTTTCCACACCTTCAGCCACCACTTCCAGGTTGAGGTTGTGGGCCAGGTTGATCATGGCGTGCACCAGCTTGCGGTTTTCCTCGCGCTCTTCCATGCCGCCGACAAAACTCTTGTCGATCTTGAGCAAGGCAATCGGCAGGCTGTTGAGGTGGACGAAGGACGAAAAACCGGTGCCAAAGTCATCCAGGGAAAAGCGCACGCCCAGGCGGCCCAAGGCATCCATGGTCTGCTTGACCAGGTCGCTGCGGCGCATCACGGCGGTTTCGGTCAGTTCGAATTCCAACCATTGCGCCTCCACCCCACGCTCGGCGATCAAGCGGCTCAGGGTCGACAGCAACTGGCTGTCCTGGAACTGGCGAAACGACAGGTTGACCGCCATATGCAGTGGCGGCAGGCCGCGTTCGCGCAGGTCCTGCATATCGCGCAGGGCCCGGGAAATCACCCAGTAGCCCAATGGCACAATCAGGCCGCTCTGCTCGGCCAGCGGCACGAACTCACTCGGCGGCAACAGGCCACGTTCGCCATGGCGCCAGCGCACCAGGGCTTCGAGCCCGACGATATGCCCATCATCCAGGTCCAGCCGGGGCTGGTAATGCAGTTCCAGTTCGTCACGGCGCAGCGCCCGGCGCAGTTCGCTTTCCAGGTCGGCGAGGCTGCGGGCGTTGCGATTGATGCGTTCATTGAAGATATGAAAAGTGCAGCCCTGGGTGCTCTTGGCCTGCTGCATGGCGATATGGGCATGCCACATCAACGGATCGGCACCGGCCTTGGCGCGGGCATGGGCCACACCGAGGCTGCAACCGATCAGCAGGCTTTCGCCATCGACCCAGTAGGGTTCGGCCATGGCTTCAGTGATGCGCTCGGCCATCCACTCGGCACGATGCGGCGCACGGCGGGTGTCGATCAGCAAGGCGAATTCATCACTGCCCAGGCGCGCCAGTTGATCACCGACTTCCAGCTGGCTCTTGAGCCGCGCGACCACTTGCAGGATCAGCCGGTCGCCCGCCTGGTGGCCGAGGGCATCGTTGGCATGGCGAAAGTTGTCCAGGTCCAGGTGGCCGAGGGCCAGACCACGCCCGTCGTTTTCCGCCAGACGCGCGGCCAGCAGGGTCTGGAAACCCTGGCGGTTGGCGATGCCGGTCAGCGGATCCTGTTCGGCCAGGCGTTGCAGGGTGTTTTCCAGCAAACCGCGCTCGCGCACATGGCGCAGGCAGCGGCGCACCGTATCCACATCAAACCCGTCATGGATCAACCAGTCACTGGCGCCCAACGGCGCAACCAGCGGTTCCTGCTCCAGCAGCAAAATCGTGGGCAGGCTACAACGGCCAGGGCCGGGTTGCAGGCTTGGAGTGGTGAGCAAGACGGCCGTGCGGTCGTCGTCGAACAGGCTGCTCACCGACTCCCAGTTTGGTGCACTGATCAGCACAGCCCCATCGCCCATCGGCGCCAGGCACTCGCGCAACAACGCTGCCCACGTAGGCGTATCGGCCAATAGCAGCAAACGCAAGGGTTCGACAGGCGTAGACAAGCTAGCTCCCTAGACTGTGCAGGATTTCGTTGGCGGCGGGCATTATGACGTGCAGCCTGATAATGACCAATGATATTGGTTATCAAATACGTGCTGTGCGGCTCTAGATCGAACAATAGACCTAAAAACCCCGCACATCCT from Pseudomonas fluorescens encodes the following:
- a CDS encoding LysR substrate-binding domain-containing protein; its protein translation is MSRRLPPLYALRAFEAASRHNSFTRAAEELSITQSAVSRHIRTLEEHFACRLFQRSGRTLQLTESARLLLPGVREGFAALERACHTLNAEDDILRMKAPSTLTMRWLLARLSRFRHLQPGNEVQLTSAWMSIDEVDFNQEPFDCAVLLSDGHFPADWEASYLFPELLIPVGAPNLLNDGPWGVERLASAELLHPTPDRRDWRRWLQRTGLASRVAIKGGQVFDTLELGMIAAARGYGVSMGDLLMVAEDVAQGRLSLPWPTAVASGESYYLVWPKTRPGGERLRRLSDFLQSEVRAMALPAVEQLD
- a CDS encoding NorM family multidrug efflux MATE transporter produces the protein MIMQHPARTELWAILRLSGPLIASQLAHMLMVLTDTLMMARLSPEALAGGGLGAASYSFVSIFCIGVIAAVGTLVAIRQGAGDIEGATRLTQAGLWLAWLMALMAGLLLWNLKPVLLMFGQTETNVQSAGQFLMILPFALPGYLTFMALRGFTSAIGKATPVMVISLCGTVVNYLLNHALIEGMFGLPRLGLMGIGLVTAIVANCMALALLWYIKYNRAYAAYPLGKGLLRPNLHYLRELWRLGLPIGGTYAVEVGLFAFAALCMGTMGSTQLAAHQIALQIVSVAFMVPAGMSYAVTMRIGLHYGGGHLLGARLAGRVGIAFGATVMLGFAMVFWLFSDPLIGLFLDHDDPAFAQVISLAVSLLAVAAWFELFDGVQTIAMGCIRGLKDAKTTFLVGLGCYWLIGAPAAWLMAFTLDWGPTGVWWGLALGLACAAITLTWAFERKMKRMIAQTN
- a CDS encoding methyl-accepting chemotaxis protein, which translates into the protein MSQPRARIASQLGLALSVILAVVISGSTVFALRSLDSANLQTREEHLASEARLLADQLNTFHSTLRESTQRLSGLFEKRFGAGLSVRPEQVVSVAGVQTPSLYLGDEVLNNNFDEVDEFRQMSGGVATVFVRSGEDFIRISTSLTKQDGNRAIGTVLDRQGPAYQRLLAGQSYIGRAVLFDRSYMTQYSPVRDASGKVIAVLFIGFDYTDAQNAQFANLKRFRIGQTGSLALLDEQKNWLVPPAGVQALEQAVPMILELAQKPGQGRFWSDKGEDFYSVAVPFEGGPWSVVASMPKAEIRAVTWAVGIRLVIGSVLAMLLAVGAAVWLLRSKLQPLGDLVRQAEALGAGDLSARLNVSSHDEIGQLARSFNQMGEALSTMVSHIRKAAEEVNSRAQALSGLSGGAYEGMEQQSGEITSMAGAVEEFSATSLNIADNMGSTERLAQENAQQTRIGRHSMQEASSSLEHIATALNSTATVINTLGQRSQEIGGIVGVITSIADQTNLLALNAAIEAARAGEQGRGFAVVADEVRSLASRTRQATDEISGMIQSIQQETGNAISTMEHGNVLMQEGLSRNADVASALARIDEQSRSAGQQFAAITTATQEQSSTATLLSSNLQSIALANSEQREVVSNLAITARELEVLAAGLRQEVDRFR
- a CDS encoding putative bifunctional diguanylate cyclase/phosphodiesterase; its protein translation is MSTPVEPLRLLLLADTPTWAALLRECLAPMGDGAVLISAPNWESVSSLFDDDRTAVLLTTPSLQPGPGRCSLPTILLLEQEPLVAPLGASDWLIHDGFDVDTVRRCLRHVRERGLLENTLQRLAEQDPLTGIANRQGFQTLLAARLAENDGRGLALGHLDLDNFRHANDALGHQAGDRLILQVVARLKSQLEVGDQLARLGSDEFALLIDTRRAPHRAEWMAERITEAMAEPYWVDGESLLIGCSLGVAHARAKAGADPLMWHAHIAMQQAKSTQGCTFHIFNERINRNARSLADLESELRRALRRDELELHYQPRLDLDDGHIVGLEALVRWRHGERGLLPPSEFVPLAEQSGLIVPLGYWVISRALRDMQDLRERGLPPLHMAVNLSFRQFQDSQLLSTLSRLIAERGVEAQWLEFELTETAVMRRSDLVKQTMDALGRLGVRFSLDDFGTGFSSFVHLNSLPIALLKIDKSFVGGMEEREENRKLVHAMINLAHNLNLEVVAEGVETPEQLALLRLFGCDQAQGYLISKPLPLAELVEYLTFGSSQQALLGEVI